In Flammeovirgaceae bacterium, the sequence CAGGCAGATGCCAGCGTTGAAGACGACAACAGGCGGATGGCGGAAGAAGCCATTCGGTTGTATGGTACTATTGATGTACTTATTGCCAATGCGGGTATCTCCATGCGTGCATTGTTTGAAGAAGTTGATTTACAGGTAGTGAAGAAAGTAATGGATATTAACTTTTATGGGGTGCTTTATGCAACAAAGTATTGCCTGCCTGAAATTGTAAAGAACAAAGGCTCGGTGGTTGGAATTTCTTCCATTGCCGGTTACCGCGGGTTGCCGGGCCGTACCGGCTATTCGGCATCGAAGTTTGCTTTGAACGGATTTCTGGAAGTGCTGCGAACGGAATATTTAAAGCGGGGCGTACATGTGCTCACGGCATGCCCCGGTTTTACGGCTTCCAACATTCGCAAACGGTCGCTGACAAAAGATGGAAGTTCCCAGGGCGAATCGCCACGCAATGAACAAAAGATGATGACCGCTGAAGAATGCGCGCGGCATATCTACCGCGCTACGGTAAACCGAAAACGTACCCTTATCCTCACCACCCAGGGTAAACTGGCGGTCTTCCTAAATAAATGGTGGCCCTCGCTGGCTGACAGGATGGTATATAATGTAATGGCGAAAGAGGCGAATGCGCCTGTCCGGTAATCAGGTCTTGTTAAGTAAAACAAGTTTTGTGTTATCCGCCTTGTTTATGTTTTTGTAAAATTCTACCAGTTCATTGTAGGTTTCGGCAGGAAATTCCCCTTTTTCAATCCGTAATTTTCGGATGTAAACAACATCACCGGCATCAATGGTAACGCTTGCTTTATACTCGCCAAATCGTGATTTAATATGAACCGGCTCAGGAAGAAACTCCGGGTATAACCCCTCCGGCACATGGTACCGGATGGTGTCCAGGTCAGTGTATGCCATTCTTCGTACTACCTGGGTCTTTCGGTTATCATTGCGTTCCGGTACGAATGAAGAACGGTTCATCAGGTTTGGGGTAAGAAATAACCTTTTCCCACTTATTGAAGCCATTCGCGGTAAGGCAAGATCAAGCTTAACAACCACAGAAGGTATTTTTTCGCGTTTTTCAACCATCGTAAACGAACTAATATCAAAACTCGGAATGGAAGTATGGTTTTGAATCCATTTCTTTTCTTTATCAGACTGACCGAGGATAAAATTCAACCCATCGTTTTCTGACTGCAAACCACGGTAGGTTGTTTTGATTTTTGCTGAGGCGTTTCCTAAGTTATCAATAACCACAACTGCGCTTCGTGATTGCACATTATCCTCGGCTGTATAAACCGGTGTGTTGACTAACTTAGCACCGTTATCGGTAATGGCTAACGCTTTGCGGTCGCCAGTAAATGTTCCGGCATAACCAAACGGGTTGGTTTGACTGGTACACTCCAGCCAAATGGTATCGGCTTCCATCGGTACGCAAACCACCGCATGGTTGAATTGCGAAGAAGGGAAATCAAGTTGCATCGGTGCGGCATCGCGGCCGGCACGGATGAGTGTATAGTGTGATTTTATACCGATGACATCAAGCATTGAAACCATGTAGTTAGACAGGGCTTTGCAGTCGCCATATCCGTTTTTCTCAACTACATTGGCCTCAAAGGGTTGAAACCCGCCAATACCCAACTGAATGCTGACATAGCGAGTTCGGTTTTGCATATACTCGTAAACGGCTTTAACCTTTTCTTCGTTGGTTTGGTGGTTAGCCGCTATTTCTTTCACTTTTGCTTTGGCCTCATCGGGTAATTGATTTCGACCTTTGTTTAAGGAAATAATCCACTTACCAAAATCTTCCCAGGTATCAGTTGAGCCCTTGTAGCCATCAAACTCAAATTGCCTTGGTGCAACCATAATGTGCGGTATCAGATCTTGGCGAGGCGGACTATACGGCTCAAACTTTACCGGCTTAATATTTTGAAAACTCCACGTTAGTGTTTTTT encodes:
- a CDS encoding DUF3857 domain-containing protein: MKSVFWACVFGVSSALVAGDLKYPVSEIPAELKENANVVFREDQMRFTIHAQNRATLYVYQVVTILNDNGKNYAQEVIGYDRLSKVTLFNGASYDATGKLIKRLKQSEIYDQSAFDGFSLYSDNRLKAANLMHGSYPYTVEFEYEIEFKYLFMIPGFSVIPDEKVGVQNSVFQLVFPETLAPKYKAVNITTHPTERTTADGKKTLTWSFQNIKPVKFEPYSPPRQDLIPHIMVAPRQFEFDGYKGSTDTWEDFGKWIISLNKGRNQLPDEAKAKVKEIAANHQTNEEKVKAVYEYMQNRTRYVSIQLGIGGFQPFEANVVEKNGYGDCKALSNYMVSMLDVIGIKSHYTLIRAGRDAAPMQLDFPSSQFNHAVVCVPMEADTIWLECTSQTNPFGYAGTFTGDRKALAITDNGAKLVNTPVYTAEDNVQSRSAVVVIDNLGNASAKIKTTYRGLQSENDGLNFILGQSDKEKKWIQNHTSIPSFDISSFTMVEKREKIPSVVVKLDLALPRMASISGKRLFLTPNLMNRSSFVPERNDNRKTQVVRRMAYTDLDTIRYHVPEGLYPEFLPEPVHIKSRFGEYKASVTIDAGDVVYIRKLRIEKGEFPAETYNELVEFYKNINKADNTKLVLLNKT
- a CDS encoding SDR family oxidoreductase, encoding MQNKVVVITGGSSGIGKALAFEFGKHGAKILITGRNADELSRTVTALQNDGITAHGFQADASVEDDNRRMAEEAIRLYGTIDVLIANAGISMRALFEEVDLQVVKKVMDINFYGVLYATKYCLPEIVKNKGSVVGISSIAGYRGLPGRTGYSASKFALNGFLEVLRTEYLKRGVHVLTACPGFTASNIRKRSLTKDGSSQGESPRNEQKMMTAEECARHIYRATVNRKRTLILTTQGKLAVFLNKWWPSLADRMVYNVMAKEANAPVR